Part of the Lolium rigidum isolate FL_2022 chromosome 6, APGP_CSIRO_Lrig_0.1, whole genome shotgun sequence genome, CAGCCTGGAGCTCCGCTGCCAGGCAATTGCAGCACCACCGCCCCCTGTTTACAGCTTCGCCGGCAGGGAATTGCAGTACCGCCGCCCGCTCCTTGTAGCTCCGTCGGCATACTATTGTAGCACCGCCGCCTGCTAGTTGCAGCTCCGCCGGCGAACGATTGCAGCTCCACCGGTAGGCGGTTGCAGCTCCGCCGGCCACAAGTTGTAGCTCCGCCGGCAGACAATTGCAGCTCCGCCGGCAGACAATTGCAGCTTTATCGGCGGGCGATTGCAGCACCGCAGCTCCCTTCTTGTAGCTCCGCAACGACCTCGTCGGCAGatgcaagataccggcgccagcggtGAAAGATCCATGGAGACGCGCCGCCATGGATATCCAGCGAGGTCGCGGTGGTCATGGGGATCCGGCAACGTCGCTGTGGTACGGGGCAGTCGCCGGAATCCAGTGAGGTTGCGGGGATGCGGGTGTCCGACGAGGTCACAGGGGTGTTGGGATCTGGCGTCTTGCAGAATATGGCGAGGGGTTGGTGGGGATTCATGGAGGGGTGCGGCAGGAGGTGCCATGGCGAGGAGGAGAAAAGCGGGGCAGAGAAAGTCTGAGCGAGAAGAAGCGTCGCTTTCGTACGTGGGTCCCGCATGGAGAGTGCATGTCGCAAAGAAAAGTTTACTGCTGGAGGAAGGAAGCGTTCGGTGCCTAGCGATGCAGATCGGACGGCCGCGCGTCCGGAGGTTGCTAGCGTCCGATCCTCCGACGGAAACACAGCCTTTTCCTTCTGTAATCGCTGCCATGTGTAGCGTGTACATATATATGCAGGGCCGGCTCTAGGATTTGGAGGGCCCTAGGGCAAATTCTATAAATGGACCCAATTTAAACTTTGTGCATGCTAGATGGGCTTAAATTTTTTTCTTCTAGATGGGCTTAAATTTTTTTCTTCTGCCTTTTCCTATATACACTATGACAGAAATAATGGGCCCCCGTTTTGGTTGGGCCCCGGgccgtcgcacttcttgccctgggccagaACCGGCCCTGTATATATGGCGGTTCCGGATTAGACATGAGTTTTAGTTCATAGGGGTAGACGTAACTATTGTGAATAATACATCTGAAAGTGTTGAAAATTCTgtaaaaaatcatgtgtacatcCGCATGTTGTATATTTGTGCGTAAAGTTTACGGGGCAAAGATATTTTGTGTGGCGTGTGTAAAGAAGTTTCAAGAAAAACTCTCGCAGGTAGCTACTTTAAAACATCGAAAATTTGTCTTTCTTTTCTATgctatatatatttcttaaaaATAACTTTCAAGTGCAACATAAAATATCTGGATGTACAGCTCAATATTACTTTCAAAACGTCGAAACATTTTGAAATATATATTTTGGGCAGCAGCATCTACTTTTACGTGGCAAAATGGATTTTCTAGATCACCCAACATCGTTGTTCTTTTCTGGATTTGAAACACTGGCGGGATTTGTGCCATTCGGGAAAGAGATCCCCTTCCTCTCGGGATGTCCCCGCTCAGGCGACACCGGAGGATCCCCAACCCTAGCACCGCCTCCGCccttcctcctccccctccccgcCGCCACCCAAGGAGGATGCTGAATGTGCCCGTACCGTGCCCCCACCCCTCCCCTCTCCACTCCACTACCGCCATCCGAGGATGACACCAGGCGTGCCCGTGCAGGCGTCAGTGAAGGTAGCAGCAAGGCTCTCGTTGCTCCGTCTTGCGGCGGAGGACCTAGGATCTAAGTGGCGGCCCTCCTTGGCTTGGTGACGGCGTCCTGCGGGAGGTGGCTCTAGCTGTTGTCCTTGGCCTCGAAGGAGGTGATACGGTGGCGGGCGGCAACTGCGGTGTGGAGCTCCTTCCCTGCCAACATATGAGGTAGTTGctcctcactctctctctctcccccctccAGCTACTGCTGAAGGTGGCAATTCTGTCGGATCTGGGGCTTGGGGGTGCTTCGCGGGTTGTTTGGGACAGGGGAAACCCTAATATGGCTAGTCTAGACTACCAGCGTTGACTACCACGACCATCGttattcctccttggaggcgttgctGAGACCCCCTCAATCCACCCATGACCATCTCCCGAATAAAAGTCCAAAATCTCTTCGATTGGGCAGCGTTGACGCGTTGCACCATGATCTCCTTGGAGGCGTTGCATGGGTGATTTGAAGTTTGGGTGGGGGAGCTTTGGAGATTTGGGTCTCGTTGACCACTTCCCTTGCTCTACAGTTGTGTTCGGTGGCTCTTCTGTTGCTCTAGGTTGTGCAAGGGCGCTGGAAGTGTTGTCGGTGTGGTGTGCTCTTCTTGTCATGGTGGTTGTGGTCTGGGCCTACTTTGGATCTTGAATGGAACACCACTCCAGTTGCCGGGTGAGCTTATCTCATGATGCCTCCGAGACAAGGAGAGAGGGTAGGGGCTCTCTTCGGCATGAGAGCATGAAGGTGCTTTTTGGTGCTCCCAGTCCCGAGCTATCCTCGTTCAAGACCTCCTTTCTGATTTTTGTCAGTGCCTCATTGGTCGACGTCCTTCGTACCGGTGAGCTACGGTCTTTGCAAGTAGTGGTGCTTGTTGTTAGCGTAGTGTTGTAAGTTGTTCAGTGTGCTCTATTGCATTGTTCGGCTGATGTGTTGTGGTGTGATGGAGTTGTGTGGTGTTGTACCAGTGGCCTTTACTAGGCATTTGTTTGTTTTTTTGCACAAGCCACACAAATAATTATTTTACTATGAAACTATAAGTGATGACATAGAATGTGGAGATATATGGCTCAAATTTTTTCTccaatttttaaaatattttgaaattcGTTTCTTGGTGGATAAAAAATGCATTTCCGCGTGTGCATAGCAAAGTTTGTTTTCGTGTCTGCTGGGGCTCCCTCCCTGGCACGCAAACTTGGGTATACACAGATCATCGCAATACTACTACTAGCGCGCAATCGAGGAGCGTGGCGGCCTAGTGGAAGGGAACGGAAGGGAACGGCCCGTGTCCTGTGTGCTGTGCTCCCATCCCAATCCATGTGCCGTTCTTTACAGCTCTACCGAACCCGGTCGGCCACCAGCAGCAGTGCGCGTGAACTGGAGGGAGGGTTGCCATCAGCGGCAGTAACTGACGCGGGCCGCAGTCCCACTGCTTAAACAAATCTGGATTGCATGCATGGGGTAGGTGGCAGGAGCCCCcaaacacagccaaaaaaagacacTGCGCTCAATGCAGGGACACAGAGCCCCACACAAAAAACGGGAAAGCAAAAGGGAAGGGGAAACCATctacgctctcctcctccgggatTTCTTTCGTTTCAGCCAATCGCTCTCATCAGTCCACCACCGTCGTCTTCAACCGGTCCCATTCCCAGGGGAGCTAAATACACCAGTAGTCCTAATAGTTGTAATTTAGGTGCAGTTTAGTCCCAATAGTTGCAAAATGGGGTGAGGTAGTCCCAAAAGTTGCTCCAATGTGCAAAAGTAGTCTCAAACTGTTTCTATTGCCGCCACGTGGCTTGATATTTTTGCGAAATGACCCCTACACATTTTCTATACTATATCTGAACTTGGTGATGCCTAAGGAATGTGGGTCCCACCTAACACGTTAGAGGAAAGAAATAAAAATCTACATGGTCGTCGAAGTATTCGAACCCTTGACCTACCAGCCGAATGACGGATGCTGTTACCATCAGAACAAATGATTGTCTCTGTCGCGCCAAAGATCTTAATGTTTATGTGTTAGTAGGTTTATGAAAGTCAAGAAATTTTGTCTGGTCGCTCGGATTCAGTTAAATAGATAACATACCTTATTTATTATTTTCTCACTTCCTGTTTGACGGTAAGTACCAACCCAGTACATGCATCATACATAGCGCAAGTACACATTATACATACGCTTTTGCTACACGTCAATACGTCAACACATTATACATACGCTTTTGCTAAACGGAACACCAAACTAAATTATTCGCTAGCTTAACTACTAGATGAGTATAAAACTGATAGAATTTCGGCTGCCATTTCGTATTACTTGAATTAGAGAAgaactgaacttgagcttgagccGAACGAGACACTCGGTGTACGAACAACCCAATTACCAACCTACCATGCTCATACAACATGTCGGTGCAGCTTTCTTAGAAGGAGCTTGTTTTCAGAAGCTTAATTAATATGTGAGTTTTTTATGAATGCCACATCATTCGCGTCAATATTAAATGTCCACAACATAATCCCGCATATAAAGTCTCTTTGGATTGGAGCCAGCTACTGCCCAGCCAAAAATTTGGCGTTGACCACATGAGTAGGCTTTTGTTTGGATTGGAGCCGGCTACTGCCCAGCCAAAAATTTGACGTTGCCCACATGAGTAGGCTTTTGTTTGGATTGAGGCCATATTGTTGGATCTGAGCCAACTATTTGGTCACGCGGTCACTTTTTTAGCCAAATGTTGGGCAAAATAGACGGAAAGCCGCGCCAATTATTTGGCACGCCCTGGTTTGGTAAGCCTCGCGCGGGCATAATCCAAACACGTCCATGGGAATCCGGCTTGGGCAGGCAAATTAAAATTGCGTAAGTATTAATAATCTAACGGTCTATACTTAAACATAAAGAATACCTTGAGCTGGTGGTTTGTTCTTGATGGCTGTAACCTGCAGGTCGCGTGTTCGATTAGGTCCTCCACTCTCAAGTTTTATTATTCTTCCTCtcacctgacaggtggggtcgACAAACAATAGGCCAGATGTGGTATAGAAAATGTATAGGGGGCCTTTTGCGAAAATACCGAAGCCACGTGTCAGCATTACATTCAGTTGGGACTAGTTTTGCACATTGGGACAACTTTTGGGACTATCTCATCCCGTTTTACAACTATTAGGACTAAACTGCACCTAACGTACAACTATTGGCACCAGTGGTGTATTTAGCTCTTCCCAGGGGTAGCATGTTCTTTTTTTCCGGCCGCCGGGATTATTTTCCATGAGAGAGAATAACCGGGACCACATGCAGCGTAACCTTACTGACAACGTCTCTTTTACTTCTTGGGACCGTTAGACAACCTTCCAAATGACGCCGGACTCCAGTGCAGTATCGCGTCTCGTTTTCCCACTCCCCACTACCACGGCGAAGTTGTGACGAGGTTCAATCGCGATTGAACTAGGCAATCGTGGTTCGTGATGACAGCGAGTAACATGCCGTGGAAGTTGTCACATGTTAACAACATCTTCAAGGGGCCCCATTATCACTCAAACATTCAACATCAAACATAGTTCAACATAAATACTACTAGCAAACATAGAATTTCGAATGCCCGACATCGGGCATGGACGCATGGTACCAACTCAAATGACAATCCCACATAGTTTGAACAATCAAATGACTTTATCATTCTTCTGTATTGATGATGTTTGTTTCTTCTTCACAAACCGTGCGCCTGTCTCTTTGTTCATGAGGCTAAGATCGTCTACTCTATGAACATCTTGATATCAACTTGTTGCGCCCTTGTGGCCACATCCAACATGGTGGCGGCATCGATGCAAAGCTTCTAGGTTGGAAGGAGGCATCTTGATTGTATGTCATATCCATGCTAGGTTAGAGCTAAGAACATCTCCAATCGTGCCACAAAAAAAAGCCTCCGTAAAGGGCTATGGGAGTGTCAGATCAAATAACACGCCCAATAGCGGGCCCTGAAATGTGATTTGGGTTCGGCACGACCCAAAACATTGTCCGACGCCCAACCTTAACGCACAAGGGGCAACCTGGGGGCGCTAGACACAAGGTGTTGCCCGCCATGTACGCAACTGGCAGGTTATCCAACCTTTTCATAGACACAACAACAggccattaaaaataaaaaagcgTGGGTTAGCTTTAAATTGAAGATTTGATGGTTCCCGACTCGATGAGGTACATGAATCCAACGTGGCGAAATTAATACACACAACGGCCTCCTCGCCTGCCCCGCTTGTAAATATTCGATGAGGCGTGGTCCTTGTACCATGATGGGTACCCTGTCCCTCACGACATGAGGCTCCCGACGAGCTGGAGGCTCAACGTGGGTGGCGTTGGGATACCGACAGAGCCACAACCCTGGATGACACGATGGATGGAGGAGGTGCACACCCACCACGAAACCCTCACGTCGTAGTGAGATGGGGTGCTCTGGGCGCCCAGCAACCCGCAATAGTGGATCTTGTTCTTCGGCCAAAGGCGGGAGGTCGAGCTCACCCGCCACGACGGTGGCCCTGGCATGCAACTAGAACCAGGCGGGAAGCGGGCGGTGGGGGTGTCTGGGTGAACTTTGGACGACGTACACATTGCCAACGACGGATCGTGCATGGAGGCTCTACCTCCATCGCCATCGCGCTAGGCACTATGGAGGACAGCCTTAGTGAATGTTGCCCTACAGGTCTTATTTTTTGGCGGCATGGTCCTTTGGATCGGCTGCCAAGTCGTCTCCCTCAATGTTGAACTTCGTTATCCTGAAAAAGAGCACGAGGCATCCTCTCATAGGAGACATCGCCGCATGAGCGGCATCGTCATACGCGATGTGGCGCCACCGTCTCGACCTAGCACCCACCTCTGCTTCCGCCGGTCGAAGAAGCCGCATGTGAAGGAGTTGCCCCCATCACTGTTCGTGTCCCCACCTTCAAGCAAGAGTTCTTGTGGCAGGTGGCCTCCGTTTGCGTCGTCCAGGACCCCAAAGAAATGTTAGGGCTGGCATGGGCGATGGCGGACATAGACGCCTATCGCACACCGCTAGACAtcggcctcatcttgtaggcagaGGGCACACGCAACCTCGCTGACCTCACGACCCTCGAGAGGATGAGCGTTGACCCAAGTAGCAGCACCAGCCCTAGCGCTAGCGTGAAGGGAGGGGAGGAGTAGGAGCCAGCCGAGGAACCCACCGACGCCAACTAGGACAAGGCATACGAGGGGTTCATTGGCGTCTGCCTAGGCTTTGGCTAGGGTTATTTTAATTTTCATTTGAATTAAATTAAATTTCATTCATGTTTGTAAGATATAACAAAAAAAGTGaatgaaatttgaaatttagttGAAATTTTTCCAAATCCTATGGGACGCGACTCGGCAAAGACAACTCTATACACAGCCGAGCCGATTGGTAGATGGAGACAACAACTTTTTTTGCGAGGAATTCAGAGAGCTTTTATTCAGATAAAGCATACCCCGTACATCAACCTAGATGCTGATAGCAAGGAAGCCCGAGATACAATCTAGCCAGCTACTAGTGACCGTCAATGTGCTAGCAAGCTTTGCACAGAGGAGGGCCGAGTTATTTGCTAATCTAGGAACATGgtgaatagaaaaagaaatataacTACCAACTAGCTCTCCAATTTCTTGAAGGATAGGTGCCACAACAGAACCGTGTGTCATGGCATATGTTCCAGAGGGAAACAACCTCTAAGCCGCCAGTCTCCATTACCACTTTTGGATATCCTTGTAGTCTCGCAAAAATGACGTTGTTTCTTAGCGCCAATGTTTCAGCAATGAGTGGATCTGTAATGCCCTCATAGAGTTTACTCCAAGTTCCAAGATAGGACAAGCATGATCTTGCAACTCCACCAACGCCACCTTTTTGAGCAGCTAAAGACAGACCTTCATCGGTGTTTATCTTAATGAAATCCCCCTCACGGGGATGCCATCCATGCCATCTTCAGGGATTGGATAGGATCGTAACTGCCCCTATCATGAGTCCAACTATTACGAGAACTCCATATCTTAGGATGAAGACTAGGTAGAGAGAACTCCAGCCTACCTTGTGCTTCACCCTAGAAACGCTGTGCATGGTCACACTTGATCATATCCTCATCCATTGCTAAACAAATCTTGCATCTGCTAGTTTGAGAAATATGTCTATGCTTTAAAGTAGCCTCAATAGGAAGGATGCCACGAAAGAACCCTCCACCAGAAGACACAAACTTTTGGTATGACATTCAGTTTCCAGAGAATAGACCACTTCTGTTTTTTATGTCGTTGAAGTTCGGTATCGTCCCTTAATCTAGAGTCAACTGCTCGTTACGACTCACTAGAGCACGATACGGTGATTTTATAGTATACACACCTGACTTCTCCAAAGACCAAGCACCAAAATCCTCGCCACCATCACGCCTCAGGGGAATGTTCAGAATAGCGTCGGTCTCAGGTGCAATGAAATTTTTCCTAACCTTATCAATTTTCCAAGAACCAATATCATGGTCAATCAGTTCGGAAACCAAGTTAATCTCCTCAGCATCACTGCCGTTACTCAGCTGAGCTGACGGGTGCATTGAACAGATTCCAGGAATCCTCTTATCATTCCAAACCGAAATTGAGGTTCCATCACCAATGCGTCGGATAAGTCCCAACTGTAGGGCCTCTCGCCCGGCAACAATCGCTCTCCATGTAGCCGATGAATGTTTTGGAGCGGTTGCTTGCATAAACTCTAAATCTGGATAGTATCTAACCAAGTACCCGAGAACAAAGAGATTCGAGATTGGTAATAAGTCTACATCCATGTTTACCCAACAATGCCACATTAAAAAGCTCCGAGTTCCCTAAAACCCATCCCTCCCTTGAACTTTGGTGCAAAAAGGACATTCCAAGCAACCCAGTGTAAGGAATTCCGATCCAGAGAGCTACTCCACCAAAATTTTCCAATAAGGGACATCAAGTTCTTGCACCCTTTCTTCGTCAACTTGAAGCAGCTCATGCTATGCGGGGGAATGGCTTGGATAACAGATTTTAAAAAGATCTGCCTCCCTGCACAAGAAAGCATTCTTTCACATTCTTGAATTTTACCATGGATCTGTTCCGCAATATGATTAAAAGATCCACTAGCGATCCGGCCTACTGCAGTCGGTAAGCCTAGATAACGTTCGCTAAAGGCTTTCACTGGTATGCCCAAGACATGCTTCAAGCTCTGCCTAATACACTTTTCGGGCAtggaagcaaatttggtgcacatgagcaccagtgctctcagtttttaaaatatttaaaaactgaaTTTCTGCAtttcaaaaaatcatcacatttattccataaatacatacacatattctgaatattcatgcaaagtttcggtagaaattgcattgtattttgagctacaggaaaagaacaaatttgtggctacgtatagaggtatatatttgtcagaaatttatcttttttgtatagcttaaaatataacatatttttcttcaaaatttctaccgtgccttcagaatgtttatatgtatgtgggtatttaatttcatattttttcaaatccaaaaaatatgatttttaaaaatcaggagcactggtgctcatgtgccaaatacaCTTTTCGGGCATATTAGGGGTATTTGGACTGGAAAAAAATGAAGCTCTTCTCTCTTGTAACACATTGCCCTGAGCAATCCTCATATATCCGCAGAATGTCATTCAGATGATTACCACTCTGAATGTTGCCCCCATGAATATTAGACTATCATCAATAAAAAGCAAATGGTTTATCCATGGAGATTTTGTACTCACTCCATCTTAGTTTAGTAGTCTTCCCTATATCTCTAGGTCGTCAATTTaatctatataatttaaattatataatacaaaaaattatatcattagaaaatagtacatctaaactttctaataatataatttttataacatataacgagaatgctaacttgatcaaatttgtaaCATTTGCACCAATAAACTGCAAGGGAGGTACTCTCCTAGAGCACTTCAATACACTGAAATACTCAAGGCCGCAAAGGTACAGCGTAAAAAGGTGAAATGCGTGAGAAACAGCGAATGAGATGGCCTGTTTTTTAACCATCACTTTTACAGCCTTGAACACACAAACCGTCTTATCCTCGTTTCCTCTCAAAGCACGCCCGACAGCTCTGCGCACCGCCAGGGCTCTACAGCATCCAAAGCTCACCCTCAGCTAATTAAATTATGACTGACAAAGCCGCACATTCATCCGCTAATCCAGCTCGCTCTGTTACACACGGACTGCTAGTCCTCGTAATCAATCAACAGCCCTTGGGCACGAAGGCGACGCGCTGGCCGTCGCCGTCGAAGACGACCCGGAATCCCTGCTGCTGGATGTTGCCGATGATGGAGACGCCGCCGTCCGTGCCGGCGAAGGCGAAGCAGAAGGTGCCCTTGGAGTCCACCGGGATGAGGTAGTTCTCCGGCGGCAGCGACGCCTCCGCGCCCCCCACGAAGTGCATGGACACGGTGGGCACCTTGACCACCTTGCGGCCGCTGAGGTCGTAGCACGTGTCGAAGAGCGAGAACCCGCCGGGGGAGAGGCGGAGgcccgcggcggcggcccggAACGCGTCGCGCAGCGCGGAGTAGGCCGGGCGGGCGAGGCGGGTGACGGAGGTGCCGGAGTCGACGATGACGCCGCCGCGGCCGGAGGACGGGTCGAGGCGGAGGTCGGAGTTGGCGACGCCGGGCACGCGCGCGCCGCCCACGCTGATGCCGGCGAGCTGCACGTAGTAGAAGGTCTCCATCCGCGGGTTCTTGACCATCGGGGTGAATGACGAGGCGACCGTGGAGGCGAGCGCGGCGGAGCCGAAGGTGACGGTGGAGGACCgggaggaggccggggtggccgaggAGGTGCGGTCCACGAGGCAGTAGGAGAAGCTCCGGCCGTAGCGGCGGGAGATCTGGGCCGGGAAggagaggctgccgcggccgagccccaggagccccgccgccgccacgaagAGGCCCTCGTTGTCGTGGCCGCACCCCACGGCGACGCGCGCCACGCGGGCGCCGCCCGCGAAGGTGAGCGTCTCGGTGGCGAAGTCCCCCGCGGTGACGGAGCCGTCGCCGTAGGCCACCTGGTAGATGCAGGCCCTGCGGCGCAGGTCGCAGCCGCCGGAGTCGAGCCTGCGGCAGAGCGGCGCGGCGCAGTCGAGCGCGCCGTAGGACTTGGAGCGGCGCGGGTCGAACACGGGGCCGGACTGGTCGTAGCAGCGCCTGCACGGCGCGCACTGCAGCCACACCACGTCGCTGCCGGTGTCCAGCACCATGAGCGCGGGCGTCGCGGGCGTGCCGACCCCGATCTTGGTGAAGTACTCCCCGCTCCCCTGCGCCAGCCCGGACACCACCGGGGCCGACACGCCGCCGCTTCCGCTGGCGCTGCCACCGCGCGTGGCGTTGGCCGCGGCCGCGGCAGCCGAGATCCCGGACGCCCTCTTCCCGTCCCGCTCCAGCCGGTGCGCGAGCAGCTCGGCCGCGGTGGCGTCCACCGCGAAGTCGTCCCGGTGGACCACGCTGAAGCGGACCGTCGACGCGGTGGCGTCCTCGGCAGCAGCGAGGTTGTCAGCGAAGAGGTCCTTGTCGTCGTCGCGGGCTAGTTCGGACGGGGCGGAAGTACGTTCTGGCGAGAGTGGTGTGGCGAGGAAGGACTGTGTCTGGACTGGCTTGGCGGCGGcatcggaggcggaggcggcgagcaggaggaggagcgcggAGAGCGAGAGCAAGGGCGGAGGCGCCATGAGCATGTGAGGGGGTGTGAACTGTGAAGTGCTGTGCCGGAGCGGAGCGGCGGTGGTATAAGAAGGGGATAGCGGACACCATTAATTACCCTGAGATTGATTAAAATATGATTAGTAGTGGTATGATGCGTAATTATCGAGTGGGTCAGGGCATTTAATGAGATATTGAGATACTCGTTGTTGGGGGGATGTTTCGGTGGGCAGCGGCAGTGCTCCACGAGGTGGCGGTGGGAGAGAGAATAAATGTTGCCCTGCGCAGCGGAGTGGACGCTCGTTTCTTGTTGACGAAATTTGACTAGACGACGACGCGGTGGTGTGGACACGTCCGTTGCTTGCTGTCGGCGTACCGGCGCTCCAGTGTGATCTCGTTCGCAGCGCGTAGAAAACAACGGTGACGGCATGTGAACCGTTCAAGGCGGATCCACCCGTCCGGACTATTGTCCTCTTCATCGTTCCTGGGTCAGAAAAGGCCACATGAATAGTTTCTACCAAAGGGAACATTCTCCTTTGGTAAATTCTTCTGACTGAGTTAACCTACAATGGAAAGAAAGTTTTTACAATACACTCGAGGtcctaaaatattgatgccaagtTAATCCCAGTTTTATGAAAAGGCACTTATGAGTCCTAAATGTTTATGGATTGCTCGGATTGAAAACGCATGTCCGGTGTATTTTATGTATTGTCAAAATTGCTATAACTTTGATTCCCAAATGTTGGTGAGTGATGATTCACCGTCATTTGCTTGTCATCAACGTAAAACTCTGCGAGAGTGGTTTTATTTGGGTGAGGCGCGAAGCtccttttttttcacttttttaggTGCCATGAGACATGTCTTAATGTAAATTTCCATAAAACTGACAAAGCTGGAGAAAGTTGTGGTGACTGCGATCGGAGGTTGGTAATGGCAAAGCGGGTACTCCTTGCGATGAAAACAATGCAACACAGGTTCTCCATATGTGTCGTGTGTTTGGCGGCTTGCAGCAGTGAGCCTTGGCAAGGTGGGTTGGCAAGCATAGGTGGGATGCAATCTTGGTGGTGCTCCTCGAGTAGCGAGCCATGATTTTCAAGGTAGAAACCCAAAGTCCGGCCTTCATTTCTTGTACCCGGCAATGACCTCCATGAAGATATTGTTTTGAAAATTCTCGGCtttctttagggtgaaaacccaagatcttcgATCACACGATAGCAACGCTTGTCCATTATTTCCTTTTTTGAGTCGTTGCATTTGGAGAATCTTCGTTAT contains:
- the LOC124668284 gene encoding aspartyl protease family protein 2-like, translating into MLMAPPPLLSLSALLLLLAASASDAAAKPVQTQSFLATPLSPERTSAPSELARDDDKDLFADNLAAAEDATASTVRFSVVHRDDFAVDATAAELLAHRLERDGKRASGISAAAAAANATRGGSASGSGGVSAPVVSGLAQGSGEYFTKIGVGTPATPALMVLDTGSDVVWLQCAPCRRCYDQSGPVFDPRRSKSYGALDCAAPLCRRLDSGGCDLRRRACIYQVAYGDGSVTAGDFATETLTFAGGARVARVAVGCGHDNEGLFVAAAGLLGLGRGSLSFPAQISRRYGRSFSYCLVDRTSSATPASSRSSTVTFGSAALASTVASSFTPMVKNPRMETFYYVQLAGISVGGARVPGVANSDLRLDPSSGRGGVIVDSGTSVTRLARPAYSALRDAFRAAAAGLRLSPGGFSLFDTCYDLSGRKVVKVPTVSMHFVGGAEASLPPENYLIPVDSKGTFCFAFAGTDGGVSIIGNIQQQGFRVVFDGDGQRVAFVPKGC